A genome region from Polyangiaceae bacterium includes the following:
- a CDS encoding DUF4215 domain-containing protein — protein sequence MKRWKRLGSNRFAVASFVLLTALLGASSGCGPDGSPVNPGTGGGGAGGMGGMAGAGGGTACTTADSCPGTDTVCRTRTCTDGVCGFADVPAGTPTSNQTTGDCQREVCDGMGTVTTEPDDADTLDDMNDCTADACNAGSPENTPLAAGAVCAAGSGKVCDGQGTCVECNVATDCTSLVCTSNKCVSPACVDTVKNGTETDVDCGGADCAPCTDGLVCSIASDCMSGVCTNATCAVPTCSDTVENGDETDVDCGGGTCSPCGPGLGCTQDTDCTGGDCSGAVCLPTCSDNVKNSNETDVDCGGPSCSPCADGQTCSVATDCASKVCSSGVCQAATCSDKMKNGSETGMDCGGPDCVDCPDGEGCTDGGDCASGVCSMMVCQTATCMDNTKNGLETDIDCGGGMCSPCDLGKTCTQNTDCSSSICVSGVCVDSLCGDGQTTGAEACDDGNGSAGDGCSATCSVEMGYSCVGTPSVCTAICGDGMIVGAELCDDGNTNGGDGCSATCTVESGFACTGMPSACATTCGDGIKAGAEACDDSNMNGGDCCSAICNIESGCEIEPNDSDATANAWSSVAIGNQVKAFNDPTLDKDVFSIVVPPNNKGTLTAEVKDGPLGSKCSNPTHIDSFLTVRNAAGMSLGTNDDVNPPTNYCSKVTVNNLVPGTYFVEAKRTTLAPAGLATYDYTLQVDLALVACGDGAIGAGETCDDSNVNDNDGCSSACLVEQGWGCTGQPSMCVFTCGNGTVTGNEQCDDGNTTSGDGCASNCLFEITSDVEPNNACGQTSGPFLPPFLLDGAISPIGDQDYIAITVPTYADLKIETFAPTHGSCSTGTDTIIQLRGPDCTTVLVTDDEDGINSCSLIDSNVVSDAAARHLAPGTYFIRVEEYLNNGTIAAYKLQVGFNALCGNGITEGSEQCDGGANCAADCMLLPFCGDGLIATGEQCDDGGTTGGDGCSSTCTVEADYRCMGTPSVCALYETNCSDGIDNDADGSLDAADGDCALPAYFPGCQAGETLRVYKSFDTPKSIPDNNPAGATSLVSVVNNVGNVASVAVLLSATHTWVEDVDVTLVSPTNASFDLTSDNGASSDNYTNTVLHASCPPIMGGAAPFSNCYAPEASLAPLAGTPAQGVWQLKSVDDSMDDTGTLDNWALVLCIAP from the coding sequence ATGAAGCGGTGGAAGCGTTTGGGGTCGAATCGATTTGCCGTTGCGTCGTTCGTATTGCTCACGGCATTGCTTGGAGCGTCTTCGGGGTGCGGGCCCGATGGGTCGCCGGTCAACCCAGGCACTGGCGGAGGCGGCGCAGGCGGCATGGGCGGGATGGCGGGAGCCGGAGGCGGGACGGCGTGCACGACGGCCGATTCGTGCCCTGGAACGGATACGGTTTGTCGGACGAGAACCTGCACCGATGGCGTTTGTGGTTTTGCGGATGTGCCAGCCGGTACGCCCACGAGCAATCAAACGACAGGCGATTGCCAGCGCGAGGTTTGTGATGGCATGGGCACGGTGACGACCGAGCCCGACGATGCCGACACGCTCGACGACATGAACGATTGCACGGCGGATGCATGCAATGCGGGCAGCCCGGAAAACACGCCTCTTGCTGCGGGCGCCGTATGCGCAGCCGGTAGCGGCAAGGTATGCGATGGTCAGGGAACGTGCGTCGAATGCAATGTCGCAACCGATTGCACGAGCCTCGTGTGCACGTCGAATAAATGCGTGTCGCCCGCTTGCGTCGATACGGTGAAAAACGGAACCGAAACCGACGTCGATTGCGGCGGAGCCGATTGTGCTCCGTGCACCGATGGCCTCGTCTGCAGCATCGCGTCCGATTGCATGAGTGGCGTTTGCACGAATGCGACATGCGCCGTTCCCACGTGCAGCGATACGGTGGAAAACGGCGACGAAACCGACGTCGATTGCGGTGGTGGCACGTGCAGCCCTTGTGGTCCAGGGCTTGGATGCACGCAGGACACCGATTGCACGGGCGGAGATTGCTCGGGCGCGGTTTGTCTCCCTACGTGCAGCGATAATGTAAAAAATAGCAACGAAACCGATGTCGATTGTGGTGGACCGAGCTGCAGTCCATGCGCCGATGGCCAAACGTGCTCGGTGGCGACGGATTGCGCGAGCAAAGTGTGTAGTAGTGGCGTGTGCCAAGCCGCGACATGTTCGGATAAAATGAAAAACGGGTCGGAAACGGGCATGGATTGCGGCGGTCCCGATTGCGTGGACTGTCCCGACGGCGAAGGGTGCACCGACGGCGGCGACTGCGCGAGCGGTGTTTGCTCGATGATGGTTTGTCAAACCGCAACGTGCATGGACAATACGAAAAACGGCCTCGAGACCGACATCGATTGCGGCGGAGGGATGTGTTCTCCTTGCGACCTCGGCAAAACCTGCACGCAGAATACGGATTGCTCGAGTAGCATTTGCGTCTCCGGCGTATGCGTCGACTCGCTCTGTGGCGATGGTCAAACGACGGGCGCCGAAGCGTGCGACGACGGCAATGGATCGGCAGGCGATGGATGCAGCGCAACGTGCAGCGTCGAAATGGGTTATTCGTGTGTGGGTACTCCCAGCGTTTGCACTGCGATTTGCGGTGATGGGATGATTGTCGGCGCCGAACTTTGCGACGACGGCAATACGAATGGCGGCGATGGATGCAGCGCGACGTGCACGGTCGAATCTGGGTTTGCTTGCACGGGTATGCCGAGCGCTTGCGCGACGACGTGTGGCGATGGGATCAAGGCAGGCGCGGAAGCATGCGACGACAGCAACATGAATGGTGGCGATTGCTGCAGCGCGATATGCAACATCGAATCCGGGTGCGAAATCGAGCCCAACGATTCGGACGCGACGGCCAATGCGTGGTCGTCAGTCGCAATTGGCAATCAGGTCAAGGCATTCAACGATCCCACGCTGGACAAGGATGTTTTCTCGATTGTCGTTCCACCCAACAACAAGGGCACGCTCACGGCTGAAGTCAAGGACGGGCCATTGGGTTCGAAGTGTTCGAATCCGACGCATATCGACAGTTTTCTGACCGTGCGCAATGCCGCAGGAATGTCGCTTGGAACGAATGACGACGTCAATCCCCCGACGAATTATTGTTCCAAAGTCACCGTCAACAACCTCGTGCCGGGAACGTACTTCGTCGAAGCCAAGCGCACGACGCTCGCACCCGCCGGACTCGCGACGTACGATTACACGCTTCAGGTGGACCTTGCGCTCGTGGCTTGCGGCGATGGAGCGATCGGTGCCGGCGAAACGTGCGACGATTCCAATGTGAACGATAACGACGGCTGTTCTTCTGCGTGCCTCGTAGAACAAGGCTGGGGTTGCACGGGGCAGCCGAGCATGTGTGTGTTCACCTGCGGCAATGGTACGGTGACTGGAAACGAGCAATGCGACGACGGCAATACGACGAGCGGCGACGGTTGCGCGAGCAACTGCCTATTCGAAATCACGAGCGACGTCGAGCCTAACAATGCGTGCGGACAAACGAGCGGCCCCTTCTTGCCTCCGTTTCTCTTGGATGGAGCGATTTCCCCGATAGGAGATCAGGATTACATCGCCATTACGGTGCCCACTTATGCTGATCTCAAGATCGAGACGTTCGCGCCCACGCACGGCAGTTGCAGTACGGGTACCGATACGATCATCCAATTGCGCGGTCCCGATTGCACGACCGTGCTCGTGACCGATGACGAGGACGGTATCAACAGTTGCTCCTTGATCGACTCGAATGTCGTGTCCGATGCTGCAGCTCGGCATCTTGCTCCGGGCACGTATTTCATCCGCGTCGAGGAGTACCTCAACAATGGTACCATTGCAGCTTACAAGCTGCAGGTTGGCTTCAATGCTCTTTGTGGCAATGGCATCACGGAGGGTTCCGAGCAATGTGATGGTGGGGCAAACTGCGCAGCGGATTGCATGCTCCTGCCATTCTGTGGGGATGGGTTGATTGCGACCGGTGAACAATGCGACGACGGCGGCACGACCGGCGGTGATGGTTGTTCGAGCACGTGCACGGTCGAGGCAGATTACCGATGCATGGGTACGCCGAGTGTCTGTGCGCTGTACGAGACAAACTGCAGCGATGGCATCGACAACGACGCTGACGGAAGCTTGGATGCAGCCGATGGGGATTGCGCGCTTCCTGCATATTTTCCCGGTTGCCAAGCGGGTGAAACGCTTCGCGTGTACAAATCGTTCGACACGCCGAAGTCGATTCCCGACAACAATCCGGCAGGGGCGACGAGCTTGGTGTCGGTCGTGAACAACGTCGGCAATGTTGCGAGCGTCGCGGTCCTGCTCAGCGCGACGCACACATGGGTCGAAGACGTCGACGTGACGCTCGTTTCGCCGACGAACGCTTCGTTCGACCTCACGAGCGACAATGGCGCGAGCAGCGATAACTACACGAACACGGTGCTGCATGCATCGTGTCCGCCGATCATGGGCGGCGCTGCGCCGTTTTCGAACTGCTACGCGCCGGAAGCATCTCTCGCGCCGCTCGCCGGAACGCCTGCACAAGGCGTATGGCAACTAAAAAGCGTCGACGACTCGATGGACGACACGGGAACGCTGGACAACTGGGCGCTCGTGCTCTGCATTGCACCATAG
- a CDS encoding DUF4215 domain-containing protein yields MSRWRRSASNTLAASSFGLLAMLLGSSAGCEFITRVDRSEIPEGAGGTGGTGGAGSECATADECPGTDTVCRTRTCVAGVCGFADAPAGTATGNETMADCLREVCDGQGTVTTEPDDADILDDQNDCTTDLCALGQPQNMPLAAGATCSSNGGNVCDGAGACVECTAPSDCTSLVCTANQCVPPACADVVKNGSETDVDCGGADCAGCADGLACNVAADCASKVCTLNVCQVPTCSDSIENGTESDIDCGGSCMPCGPGLGCNQDTDCVGGACSGSVCLETCTDDITNGNETDVDCGGPTCTPCADGETCSVNSDCESKVCDNGVCLVPTCTDGVQNGMETGPDCGGPTCNKCADNLGCNEASDCESGVCSGMVCQVPSCMDMVMNGTETDVDCGGGACPGCDLGKACAQNGDCSSNICTGSICVISLCGDSLITGAETCDDGNADSGDGCDSNCAPETGFTCTGVPTVCTPICNDSIVVMGEGCDDGNATDGDGCSAMCTVETGYGCMGSPSVCTPVCGDGIIGVGETCDDGNPFGGDGCSTTCTVEMGFDCTGTPSVCTAICGDSLLVGFEECDDGNTTAGDGCNDVCVVEPNYGCTGIPSVCYPIELEPNGTCVDASGPFAPPFVLNGRITPTGDEDYIEFTVPAYADLKIQTWAPNVGQCVSGNDTVIDLRASNCTTVLVTDDDGGLSPCSLIDSAIAADAGAKHVAPGTYYVRVTRFGNSATIPAYKLQVTYNALCGDGVVQGSETCDDGNLTPGDGCNAECRVEGTPETEPNDMCGAANGPFTLPKLIDGSITAGTDKDLYAFTIPAHADVKIQTFVPSFDTCTTGNDTVVHLRGTDCSTILTTNDNGGVGTCSLINSTTHGSAANLPPGTYYVEVEENGNNAAIANYQLLIGLNALCGDGQTQGSETCDDGNTTSGDGCADNCRLEQGWTCTGAPSVCTFDCGDGAITGTEQCDDGNMTASDGCSDLCLIDPGYICSGTPSMCIFTCGNGMVDGNDQCDDGNTMAGDGCSPGCAVELDYKCTGAPSTCTIFESLCNDGMDNDGDGGADAADTDCQIPAYFPACSAGQQLRVFKSIDVPKSIPDSNSTGVTSNLFVGLGAGTIARAALLYNITHTWDADLDLFLIPPGIAQMDVCSDNGGSLEHFTNTVLDSTCSTSVVSGAAPFSGCYQPETSFASLAGMPAEGVWKFKAADDAGGDTGTINSWAMIFCIAP; encoded by the coding sequence ATGAGTCGATGGAGACGTTCTGCTTCGAATACCCTTGCGGCATCTAGCTTTGGGCTCCTTGCCATGCTGCTCGGTTCGTCTGCAGGCTGCGAGTTCATTACGCGTGTGGATCGTTCGGAGATTCCCGAAGGCGCTGGTGGCACCGGTGGAACGGGTGGAGCCGGCAGCGAATGCGCGACGGCGGACGAGTGTCCCGGAACCGACACGGTTTGTCGAACTCGAACATGTGTCGCGGGTGTGTGCGGGTTTGCCGATGCCCCGGCGGGAACGGCGACGGGCAATGAAACGATGGCGGACTGTTTGCGCGAGGTGTGTGACGGTCAAGGTACCGTGACGACCGAGCCTGACGACGCGGACATCCTCGACGATCAAAACGATTGCACGACCGACCTTTGCGCTCTTGGCCAGCCGCAAAATATGCCTTTGGCAGCGGGCGCCACGTGTTCGTCGAACGGCGGAAACGTGTGCGACGGAGCGGGCGCGTGTGTCGAGTGCACGGCGCCGTCGGATTGTACGAGTCTCGTGTGCACCGCGAACCAGTGCGTTCCGCCAGCATGCGCCGACGTGGTGAAAAACGGCTCGGAAACCGATGTCGACTGCGGCGGCGCGGATTGTGCCGGATGTGCCGACGGGCTCGCTTGCAACGTGGCTGCGGACTGCGCGAGCAAGGTGTGCACGTTGAACGTTTGTCAAGTCCCGACGTGCTCCGACAGCATCGAAAACGGCACTGAATCGGACATCGATTGTGGCGGATCGTGCATGCCTTGCGGCCCGGGTCTCGGATGTAACCAGGATACCGATTGCGTCGGCGGAGCATGTTCGGGATCGGTTTGTCTCGAGACGTGCACGGATGACATCACGAACGGCAACGAAACCGACGTCGATTGTGGTGGACCAACGTGCACCCCGTGCGCCGATGGCGAAACGTGTTCCGTCAATTCGGACTGTGAAAGCAAAGTTTGCGACAATGGCGTTTGTCTGGTCCCCACGTGCACCGATGGAGTGCAAAACGGAATGGAAACGGGGCCCGACTGCGGCGGACCGACGTGTAACAAGTGCGCTGATAACCTCGGTTGCAACGAAGCGAGTGACTGCGAAAGCGGCGTCTGCTCCGGAATGGTTTGTCAGGTGCCGTCGTGCATGGACATGGTCATGAATGGCACGGAGACGGACGTCGATTGCGGCGGCGGCGCTTGTCCGGGGTGCGACCTTGGAAAGGCATGTGCGCAAAATGGCGATTGCTCGAGCAACATCTGCACGGGGAGCATTTGCGTCATTTCGCTGTGCGGCGATAGCCTGATAACGGGAGCGGAAACCTGCGACGACGGAAATGCCGATAGCGGCGACGGCTGCGATTCGAATTGTGCGCCGGAAACGGGCTTCACGTGCACCGGCGTGCCGACGGTATGCACGCCCATCTGCAACGATTCGATCGTCGTCATGGGCGAAGGTTGCGACGACGGCAATGCCACCGATGGCGACGGGTGCTCCGCAATGTGCACCGTCGAAACTGGCTATGGCTGTATGGGCAGTCCGAGCGTATGCACGCCGGTGTGTGGCGATGGCATCATTGGCGTGGGTGAAACCTGTGACGATGGCAATCCATTCGGCGGAGATGGATGCAGCACCACGTGCACGGTCGAAATGGGCTTCGACTGCACGGGGACGCCGAGCGTTTGCACGGCCATTTGTGGCGACTCTTTGCTCGTCGGATTCGAAGAATGCGACGATGGCAATACGACGGCGGGCGACGGCTGCAACGATGTGTGTGTCGTCGAGCCGAATTATGGCTGCACGGGCATACCGAGCGTATGTTACCCGATCGAGCTCGAGCCAAACGGCACGTGCGTCGATGCAAGTGGACCCTTTGCGCCGCCATTCGTCCTCAATGGGCGCATTACGCCGACGGGTGACGAAGACTATATCGAGTTCACGGTGCCGGCGTACGCGGATCTGAAGATTCAAACGTGGGCTCCGAACGTCGGGCAATGTGTATCCGGCAATGACACGGTCATCGACCTACGCGCGTCCAACTGCACGACGGTTTTGGTCACCGACGACGACGGCGGCCTTTCCCCTTGCTCGCTCATCGATTCCGCGATAGCGGCCGATGCTGGCGCGAAGCACGTCGCGCCGGGAACGTATTACGTACGCGTCACCCGCTTCGGGAATTCCGCAACGATCCCCGCCTACAAGCTCCAAGTCACCTACAATGCGCTTTGCGGCGACGGCGTCGTGCAGGGCTCGGAAACGTGCGACGACGGCAACTTGACCCCCGGCGATGGCTGCAATGCCGAATGTCGCGTCGAGGGCACCCCCGAAACCGAGCCGAATGACATGTGCGGCGCAGCGAATGGCCCCTTCACGCTGCCCAAGCTCATCGATGGATCGATTACGGCGGGCACCGACAAGGACCTTTATGCGTTCACCATTCCGGCTCACGCCGACGTCAAGATTCAAACGTTCGTGCCGTCGTTCGACACGTGCACGACGGGCAATGACACGGTCGTCCACCTGCGAGGCACGGATTGCAGCACGATCCTGACCACGAATGACAATGGCGGAGTGGGAACCTGTTCGCTCATCAATTCCACGACGCATGGATCGGCTGCAAATCTGCCGCCTGGTACTTACTATGTGGAGGTCGAAGAAAACGGCAATAATGCGGCCATTGCGAACTACCAATTGCTCATCGGCCTGAACGCTCTGTGCGGCGACGGGCAGACGCAAGGATCGGAAACGTGCGATGACGGCAATACGACGAGCGGCGATGGTTGTGCCGACAATTGCCGCCTCGAGCAGGGCTGGACGTGCACCGGAGCGCCGAGCGTCTGCACGTTCGATTGCGGCGACGGAGCGATTACCGGCACCGAGCAATGCGACGACGGCAATATGACAGCGAGCGACGGCTGCAGCGATCTGTGCCTCATCGATCCGGGATACATTTGCAGCGGAACACCGAGCATGTGTATTTTCACATGTGGCAACGGCATGGTCGATGGCAACGACCAATGCGATGATGGAAATACCATGGCAGGCGATGGATGCTCGCCCGGATGCGCTGTCGAGCTCGATTACAAGTGCACGGGCGCTCCCAGTACGTGCACGATCTTCGAGAGCTTGTGCAACGACGGCATGGACAACGATGGCGACGGCGGAGCGGATGCCGCCGACACCGATTGCCAAATTCCCGCCTACTTCCCGGCCTGTTCGGCAGGACAACAGCTCCGCGTTTTCAAGTCGATCGATGTTCCGAAATCGATCCCGGACAGCAATTCAACGGGCGTCACGAGCAACCTCTTCGTCGGCCTCGGCGCAGGCACGATCGCTCGCGCCGCACTCCTCTACAACATTACGCACACCTGGGACGCGGATCTCGACCTGTTCTTGATTCCGCCGGGCATTGCGCAGATGGACGTATGCTCCGACAACGGTGGCTCGCTCGAGCACTTCACGAATACGGTGCTCGATTCCACGTGTTCCACGTCGGTCGTGAGTGGCGCGGCCCCCTTCTCCGGTTGCTATCAGCCCGAAACTTCGTTTGCGTCGCTTGCCGGCATGCCAGCAGAAGGCGTTTGGAAGTTCAAAGCCGCTGACGATGCAGGCGGTGACACTGGCACCATCAATAGCTGGGCCATGATCTTCTGCATTGCTCCTTGA